One window of the Eucalyptus grandis isolate ANBG69807.140 chromosome 8, ASM1654582v1, whole genome shotgun sequence genome contains the following:
- the LOC104444903 gene encoding LOW QUALITY PROTEIN: WPP domain-associated protein (The sequence of the model RefSeq protein was modified relative to this genomic sequence to represent the inferred CDS: inserted 2 bases in 2 codons; deleted 2 bases in 2 codons) yields MEELVGLESFRVTDNGAASCSDRPFGHVGNGRESESLDIDLLADLESYLQDINDRLTISRMVSDSVIKGMVSAVEQEAEEKIXEKQLEIARLKETLRAYRTKDRVMGNSDFLSSCISEVKEQLAKLKKEVNYVKGGNRCRRIVQVMSWWGWCGILLEDVSERLIGVDSTFNGLQSTLDSFSLSQLKDMKLRIIVTTDYIRSLHSEFERKLWDLNSYSHGCENHRTDHLNRKLSGNHLLSASPWEGSGKHDELIITRPENLDPAQLKHMEDELISYFKTEMTKMKRFHESKIQEKTEEVFSLKREYMKDRGLSLTVRKDKEFEGLKRKIPEVLLKLDDILMESNTVPQSNGDAVSFGTMRERLEDLLTENHWLREFEYESAILQGLDGMIFAEVLKDVKEKLCHSNDLYINEMKLRASLEWEAMERERSLESKISRMKLKQETTQLALLVEEKEKLAQETANKLSIQMKQCEIISQELDLLKAESSRQQILIAEMDKKSELMKSNLAQGLEQIKVYERELNNLNEKLSLAVEELTYRERSAFPAQFDYTYYLCDFDSVLNGFVPKSLKTSENLPPLEISVASALLLTFWLPPAGGEFNSVKNIVKAHRCWDSFWMHQFSSCRSQMLGTLGSQLSSFGQQAIALRRMGSIYEQRLERKCSDLXKAEAEVDLLGDQVDTLLNLLEKVYIGLDHYSPILQHYPGIMEVLKLVRRELTGESLKLI; encoded by the exons ATGGAGGAGCTCGTTGGTTTGGAGAGCTTTAGAGTTACGGACAATGGTGCCGCCTCGTGCAGCGATAGGCCGTTCGGCCATGTGGGTAATGGCAGAGAGAGCGAGAGTCTGGACATCGACCTCTtggcagatttggaatcttATTTGCAGGATATCAACGATAGGCTCACGATTTCGAGGATGGTGAGCGATTCTGTTATCAAGGGTATGGTGAGTGCGGTGGAGCAGGAGGCCGAGGAGAAGA GGGAGAAGCAGCTGGAGATAGCCAGGCTGAAGGAAACGTTGCGTGCGTATCGTACA AAAGACCGTGTGATGGGGAATTCGGATTTTCTGAGCAGCTGTATAAGCGAAGTGAAAGAGCAGCTAGCGAAACTCAAGAAAGAGGTAAACTACGTTAAAGGTGGAAATCGTTGTAGGAGGATTGTTCAGGTGATGAGTTGGTGGGGTTGGTGTGGTATCTTGCTGGAGGACGTCTCTGAAAGATTGATCGGTGTGGACAGTACTTTCAATGGTCTCCAGAGTACACtagattctttttctttgagccaGCTGAAGGATATG AAATTGAGGATCATTGTGACAACTGACTACATCAGGAGCCTCCACAGTGAGTTTGAGAGGAAGCTTTGGGATCTTAATAGTTATTCTCATGGGTGTGAAAACCACAG aactGATCACTTGAATCGGAAACTGTCAGGTAACCATTTGCTATCAGCTTCTCCCTGGGAGGGTAGTGGCAAGCATGATGAGCTGATAATCACTAGGCCAGAGAATTTGGACCCAGCTCAACTAAAACATATGGAAGATGAATTGATAAGTTATTTCAAGACTGAgatgaccaaaatgaaaagattccATGAGTCCAAGATACAGGAGAAGACTGAAGAGGTTTTTAGTCTCAAGCGAGAATACATGAAGGACAGAGGACTTTCATTGACGGTC AGAAAGGACAAGGAATTTGAAGGATTGAAGAGAAAAATCCCTGAGGTGCTCTTGAAGTTGGATGACATTTTGATGGAAAGTAACACCGTACCTCAATCTAACGGTGATGCTGTAAGTTTTGGCACTATGAGGGAGAGGTTGGAAGATCTTCTGACTGAAAATCACTGGCTAAGAG aatttgaataTGAGTCTGCTATATTGCAAGGGTTGGATGGAATGATATTTGCAGAAGTTTTGAAGGATGTCAAGGAGAAATTGTGTCACTCGAATGATTTGTATATTAACGAAATGAAGCTCAGAGCATCACTTGAATGGGAAGCaatggaaagagaaagatcACTGGAATCGAAAATTTCGAGAATGAAGCTAAAGCAGGAGACAACGCAGTTGGCGTTGTTggtggaagaaaaggagaaattagCTCAGGAAACAGCTAATAAATTGTCTATACAGATGAAACAATGcgaaataatttctcaagaGCTTGACCTCTTGAAAGCGGAATCAAGTAGACAGCAAATCCTAATTGCAGAGATGGATAAAAAGTCAGAACTCATG AAGAGTAACCTTGCTCAAGGACTTGAGCAAATTAAAGTATATGAAAGGGAGTTGAACAATCTGAATGAGAAGTTAAGTTTAGCAGTCGAAGAGTTGA CATACCGTGAAAGGTCCGCATTTCCCGCCCAGTTCGACTACACCTACTATCTATGTGATTTTGACAGTGTCCTTAATGGCTTTGTGCCTAAATCACTT AAAACAAGTGAAAATCTGCCTCCACTTGAAATTTCTGTTGCATCTGCTTTGTTGTTGACTTTTTGGCTCCCCCCGGCAGGGGGAGAGTTTAATAGTGTGAAAAACATTGTTAAG GCTCACCGTTGTTGGGACTCATTCTGGATGCATCAATTTTCCAGCTGCAGATCACAAAT GTTGGGTACCTTGGGGTCCCAACTGAGTTCCTTTGGGCAGCaggctattgcacttagaagaATGGGATCTATCTATGAGCAGagacttgaaagaaaatgttcaGACC CAAAAGCTGAAGCTGAG GTCGATCTCCTAGGAGACCAGGTGGATACACTTTTGAATCTCCTGGAGAAAGTTTATATTGGTTTGGATCACTACTCTCCAATCTTGCAACATTATCCTGGA ATTATGGAGGTCCTGAAGCTTGTAAGAAGAGAGTTGACGGGGGAatctttaaaattaatttga